In Astatotilapia calliptera chromosome 16, fAstCal1.2, whole genome shotgun sequence, one genomic interval encodes:
- the neurod1 gene encoding neurogenic differentiation factor 1, which yields MTRSVLEEQMSVESDEQQELCSPAERERSAEGVTGGGGEEEEDRLHHLEEDEEDDEEEEEEEEEEDGESKPKRRGPKKKKMTKARLQRFKVRRMKANARERNRMHGLNDALESLRKVVPCYSKTQKLSKIETLRLAKNYIWALSEILRSGKAPDLMSFVQALCKGLSQPTTNLVAGCLQLNPRTFLPEQTPDLPAHLPPVGASSYPGHFPYQSPGLTAGLPSPPYGTMDPSHIFHQVKGQPYGPLEPFFDGVLVSDGPAFDPPLSPPLSINGNFSSSFKHEAVAATDYDKSFSFSVHYGGGGAGGHPAIYGSGGSNPRCGDLQVDGLMGFDGHSHHERLMNAQLNAIFHDS from the exons ATGACGAGGTCTGTGCTGGAGGAGCAGATGTCAGTGGAGTCGGATGAGCAGCAGGAGCTCTGCAGCcctgcagaaagagagaggagtgCAGAAGGAGTTACaggtggaggaggggaggaggaggaggaccgcCTCCATCATctagaggaggatgaggaggatgatgaagaggaggaagaggaggaagaagaagaagacggggAGAGCAAACCCAAAAGGCGAGGgcccaagaagaagaagatgacaaAGGCTCGTCTGCAGAG GTTTAAGGTCCGTCGGATGAAGGCTAACGCCCGGGAAAGAAACCGCATGCACGGCCTGAACGATGCCCTGGAGAGTCTGCGAAAAGTCGTCCCCTGTTACTCCAAAACGCAGAAACTATCAAAAATTGAGACACTGCGCCTCGCCAAGAACTACATCTGGGCCCTGAGCGAGATACTGCGCTCTGGAAAGGCACCTGACCTCATGAGCTTCGTCCAGGCACTCTGCAAAG GTCTGTCTCAGCCGACCACTAATCTGGTGGCGGGCTGCCTGCAGCTTAACCCTCGGACGTTCCTGCCAGAGCAGACTCCAGACCTACCGGCTCACCTTCCCCCTGTCGGTGCCAGTTCCTACCCCGGACATTTTCCCTACCAGAGCCCCGGGCTTACGGCCGGCCTGCCCAGCCCTCCCTACGGCACCATGGACCCCTCTCACATCTTCCaccaggtcaaaggtcaacccTACGGCCCACTGGAGCCCTTCTTTGATGGCGTCCTCGTGTCGGACGGCCCGGCGTTTGACCCGCCGCTCAGCCCACCGCTCAGCATCAACGGGAACTTCTCTTCGTCCTTCAAGCACGAGGCCGTCGCAGCCACCGATTACGACAAGAGCTTCTCCTTCAGTGTGCACTATGGAGGCGGGGGAGCTGGAGGACACCCTGCCATCTATGGCAGCGGGGGTTCCAACCCACGCTGTGGTGACCTACAAGTGGACGGGCTGATGGGCTTTGACGGACACTCACACCACGAGCGGCTGATGAACGCCCAGCTGAACGCCATCTTCCATGActcctga